Within Buchnera aphidicola (Takecallis arundicolens), the genomic segment ACCTTTAATTTGTACTTCAGTGACAGCATATCCTGGTATTGATGAGAGCAATATTCTACGCAACGCATTACCAATAGTATGACCAAAACCTCGTTCTAAAGGTTCAATGGTAACTTTAAAATAAGTTGCTCGAATTTGTTCAATATCCACTATACTTGGTTTTAATAAACCTGTCGACAAATTTTGCATTTATTCTCCCTCCCCCAATCATTTGTTTTTAATTTATTTTGAATAAAGTTCAATAATTAGGTGTTCATTAATATCCGATGCTAAATCAGAACGGTCAGGCACTCTAATAAATCTGCCTTCTAATTTATCTTTATTAATAACTAACCAAACTGGTTTTTCTCGTTGTTCTGATAATTCTAAAGAGAATTTTATCCTTTTTTGCATATTACATTTATCTCGAACTGTAATACAATCATCTGGGAATAATTGATAAGAAGCAATATTAACAACTTTATTATTTACCATAATTCCTTTATGATTAATTATTTGTCGAGATTCTGCACGTGTTGAACCAAAACCCAAGCGATATACTACATTATCTAATCTACTCTCTAAAAATATTAATAAATTTTCACCAGTATTACCTTTTAATTTCGTTGCGCGTTTATAATAATTATGAAATTGACGTTCTAATACACCATATAAACGACGTACTTTTTGTTTTTCTCGTAACTGTAACCCGTATTCAGATAATCTAGATCTTCTTGTACCTTGCTGACCAGGTAATTGATTAATTTTACATTTAGAATCAATACTACGATAACTAGATTTTAAAAATAAGTCTGTATTTTCTCTACGACTTAACTTTAATTTTGGTTTTAAATATTTTGCCATATCTAAGTCTCTCAAAATTTTAAATTATACACGTCTCTTTTTAGGAGGACGACAACCGTTATGCGGAATTGGAGTAACATCGGTAATATTTGTAATCTTAAATCCAGCAGTATTTAACGCTCGAATTGTCGATTCTCTTCCTGGACCCGGTCCCTTCACCATAACATCTAAATTCTTTATACCATACTCTTTAATAGATTCAATACATCGTTCTACAGCAACCTGTGCTGCAAAAGGTGTTGATTTACGTGATCCTCGAAAACCTGATCCACCAGAAGTCGCCCAACCTAAAGCATTACCTTGACGATCAGTAATTGTCACTATTGTATTATTAAAAGATGCATGAATATATGCAATACCATCTAAAATTTTTTTTTTAATTTTTTTCTTTGTCCGAATTGTAGATTTTACCATATTGAAATGCTCTTTAAAATTATTTTTTTATTGGTTTACGAGGACCTTTTCTAGTACGAGCATTAGTTTTTGTCCTTTGCCCTCTTACAGGTAATCCTCTACGATGTCGAAAACCGCGATAACATCCAAGGTCTATTAATCGTTTAATATGAATAGTACGTGTTCTACGCAAATCTCCTTCTACAATTAACGTAGAAATTGTATGACGTAATAAATCGATTTGTTTTTCAGTCAAATCTTTAGTTTTAATCGTTTCAGATATATTACAATTCATACAAATACTTTTAGCACGTGATTTACCTATACCATATATTGCACGTAATGCAATCATGATATGTTTATAATTAGGAATATTAATTCCTGCAATACGAGCCATTATATTCCTCTACAGTAACATTAATAAATAGTATTATTATCATAAATAAAAAAATACTATAAAAATAAATTAAAAAATTATCCTTGACGTTGTTTATGTTTTGGATAATGTGTACATACAACACGCAATACATTTTGTCTTTTTACAATTTTACAATTACGACATAATTTTTTAATCGATGCACGAACTTTCATATTTACACCATATATTTAAATTACAATAATTTAAAATAATTAAAAATATTATAGTTAACGATTCATCCTTAAAGGTGATTTCTTTAAAAAAATATTATATTTATTTGAAATCATAAATGTTTGAAATTGTGCAATAAAATCAATAACCACAACAACAATAATTAATAATGAATTTCCTCCAATAAAAAAAGGAATATGCATAGTAATTTTAAAAAACTCAGGTATCAAAACAACAAAAATAATATATAGTGCATTTAAAAAAATTAATCGATTAATAATATTATTAATATATCTTGTTGTCTGTATTCCTGGTCGAATACCTGGGATAAAAACACCAGATTTTTTTAAATTTTCAGAAATCTCTCTAGGATTACATACTAAATTATCATAAAAAAAACAAAACAAAAAAATTAATATAGAATACAATAGAATATAACACACTGTACCTGGCTTAATATAATACTCAAGAACTGAAAAAAATAAAAATCCAACATGTACCTTAAAATATGATATAACCACAGATAACAAAATAATTACACTAGAAGCAAAAATAGCTGGTATTACACCCGACATATTAATTTTTAAAGGTAAATGCGTGTGTTGCATAACATACATTTTATGTAAATTACGTTGTTTAGAATGATACAAAACAATTTTTCGATAACTACTTTCAATAAAAACAATACAAAAAATCAATACAAACAAAAGTAAAAATATAAAACATAAATAAAGCAGTGACATATGTATTAATTTCATATTTCGAATCATACTAGAAATGCTTAAAGGCATTTTAGCAACAATACCAATAAACATAATCATTGAAATACCATTACCAATTCCACATTCAGTAATCAATTCACCCAACCACATTAATAAAATTGTTCCAGTACATAAACTTAATATAGTGGTAAAATAAAAATATAAATCAGGGTGTTCAATCATTTGAGCAACACTAGATATATTCGGTAAAGTTAATGCAATTCCTATCGATTGAAATATTGCAATTAATAACGTA encodes:
- the rpsD gene encoding 30S ribosomal protein S4 gives rise to the protein MAKYLKPKLKLSRRENTDLFLKSSYRSIDSKCKINQLPGQQGTRRSRLSEYGLQLREKQKVRRLYGVLERQFHNYYKRATKLKGNTGENLLIFLESRLDNVVYRLGFGSTRAESRQIINHKGIMVNNKVVNIASYQLFPDDCITVRDKCNMQKRIKFSLELSEQREKPVWLVINKDKLEGRFIRVPDRSDLASDINEHLIIELYSK
- the rpsK gene encoding 30S ribosomal protein S11; translated protein: MVKSTIRTKKKIKKKILDGIAYIHASFNNTIVTITDRQGNALGWATSGGSGFRGSRKSTPFAAQVAVERCIESIKEYGIKNLDVMVKGPGPGRESTIRALNTAGFKITNITDVTPIPHNGCRPPKKRRV
- the rpsM gene encoding 30S ribosomal protein S13, translating into MARIAGINIPNYKHIMIALRAIYGIGKSRAKSICMNCNISETIKTKDLTEKQIDLLRHTISTLIVEGDLRRTRTIHIKRLIDLGCYRGFRHRRGLPVRGQRTKTNARTRKGPRKPIKK
- the rpmJ gene encoding 50S ribosomal protein L36, producing MKVRASIKKLCRNCKIVKRQNVLRVVCTHYPKHKQRQG
- the secY gene encoding preprotein translocase subunit SecY gives rise to the protein MATIIQSKLNNVNNTLVELKQRIIFLIFSIIIFRVGFFIPIPGINHTVLSNFLKLQNGTVIDLFNMFSGGALSYASIFSLGIMPYISASIIMQLLTLTIKKLSNIKKSGEVGKKKINQYIRYITLLIAIFQSIGIALTLPNISSVAQMIEHPDLYFYFTTILSLCTGTILLMWLGELITECGIGNGISMIMFIGIVAKMPLSISSMIRNMKLIHMSLLYLCFIFLLLFVLIFCIVFIESSYRKIVLYHSKQRNLHKMYVMQHTHLPLKINMSGVIPAIFASSVIILLSVVISYFKVHVGFLFFSVLEYYIKPGTVCYILLYSILIFLFCFFYDNLVCNPREISENLKKSGVFIPGIRPGIQTTRYINNIINRLIFLNALYIIFVVLIPEFFKITMHIPFFIGGNSLLIIVVVVIDFIAQFQTFMISNKYNIFLKKSPLRMNR